Proteins encoded by one window of Agarivorans sp. Alg241-V36:
- a CDS encoding DUF1852 domain-containing protein yields the protein MSTHFTYTISSICFDENYQPADSTRITTNFANLARGASRQENLRNTLRMVDSRFNALANWDNPKGDRYSLELEIISVDVDIKGNGEHFPSIEILRTNVIDHKTGKSIEGIVGNNFSSYVRDYDFSVLLLDHNKDQPSFSIPDNFGDLHGKLFKDFLNSDTYKENFSKPPVVCLSVSDNKTYHRTENKHPVLGVEYLPNESSLTELYFKKMGFDVRYFMAPNSVAPLAFYFFGDLLSDYSNIELISTIGTMETFQKIYRPEIYNANAVAGNHYKPNLKHRDHSLTQIVYDREERSQLAIKQGKFAEENFIKPYQTVLEQWSQNYA from the coding sequence ATGAGTACCCATTTTACTTATACAATTAGTAGCATCTGCTTTGATGAAAACTATCAACCCGCCGATAGTACGCGAATCACAACCAACTTTGCTAACCTCGCCAGAGGTGCAAGCCGCCAAGAGAATCTTCGTAATACTTTGCGCATGGTGGATAGCCGCTTTAATGCTCTGGCTAATTGGGATAATCCGAAAGGTGATCGTTATTCATTGGAATTAGAAATTATTTCTGTGGACGTCGATATTAAAGGTAACGGTGAACACTTCCCTTCTATAGAGATCCTAAGGACCAATGTAATTGACCACAAAACCGGTAAGTCCATCGAAGGCATCGTAGGCAATAACTTTTCTTCTTATGTTCGCGATTATGATTTTAGCGTGCTGCTGTTGGATCACAATAAAGACCAGCCTTCGTTCAGCATTCCCGATAACTTTGGGGATCTACATGGCAAACTGTTTAAAGATTTCCTTAATTCAGATACTTACAAAGAGAATTTCAGTAAGCCTCCGGTTGTTTGTTTAAGTGTTTCAGATAACAAGACCTACCACCGAACTGAAAACAAGCACCCAGTACTGGGTGTTGAATATTTACCAAACGAATCATCATTAACTGAACTGTATTTTAAGAAAATGGGCTTTGATGTTCGTTACTTTATGGCGCCGAATAGTGTTGCCCCATTAGCATTTTATTTCTTTGGGGATCTTCTTAGTGACTACAGCAATATTGAGTTAATCAGCACCATTGGCACCATGGAGACCTTCCAAAAAATCTATCGCCCGGAGATTTACAACGCCAATGCAGTTGCTGGCAATCACTACAAGCCAAATCTTAAGCACCGTGATCATTCGTTAACTCAGATTGTTTATGACCGCGAAGAGCGCAGCCAACTGGCCATCAAACAGGGTAAATTCGCTGAAGAAAATTTCATCAAGCCTTATCAAACTGTGCTTGAGCAATGGTCACAAAACTACGCGTAA
- a CDS encoding methionine synthase: MKTLLPTSTAGSLPKPSWLAEPEKLWSPWKLQNEILIDGKQDALRVSLQEQKQAGIDIVSDGEQTRQHFVTTFIEHLDGVDFEKREIVKIRDRYDASVPTVVGPVSRPHSVFVNDAKFLRAQTDQAIKWALPGPMTMVDTLYDDHYKSRKYLAWEFAKILNQEAKELEAAGVDIIQFDEPAFNVFFDEVNEWGIACLERAIEGLNCETVVHICYGYGIKANTDWKETLGSEWRQYEEVFPKLQQSNIDIVSLECHNSRVPLELLELVRGKKIMVGAIDVATNEIETPEEVASTLREALKYVDADKLYPCTNCGMAPLSREVARGKLQALSAGADIVRKELAA, translated from the coding sequence ATGAAAACCTTGTTACCCACATCTACGGCCGGCAGTTTACCAAAACCATCTTGGTTGGCAGAGCCCGAAAAGTTATGGTCTCCATGGAAGTTACAGAATGAAATACTGATAGATGGTAAGCAAGATGCCCTAAGAGTGTCTCTACAGGAACAAAAGCAAGCCGGTATTGATATTGTGAGTGACGGTGAGCAAACTCGTCAGCACTTTGTTACCACGTTTATTGAGCACCTAGACGGTGTAGATTTTGAAAAACGCGAGATAGTAAAAATTCGTGATCGTTATGACGCCAGTGTGCCCACTGTGGTTGGTCCGGTAAGCCGGCCGCATTCTGTGTTTGTTAATGATGCAAAGTTTTTACGAGCGCAAACTGACCAGGCCATTAAGTGGGCTCTTCCTGGCCCTATGACCATGGTGGATACGCTATACGATGACCACTATAAAAGCCGAAAATATTTAGCTTGGGAATTTGCCAAGATCCTTAATCAAGAAGCAAAAGAATTAGAAGCCGCTGGTGTGGATATAATTCAATTTGACGAACCTGCTTTTAACGTGTTTTTTGACGAAGTAAATGAATGGGGGATTGCTTGTTTAGAAAGGGCAATAGAAGGGCTTAATTGTGAAACAGTGGTTCACATATGCTATGGCTATGGCATTAAGGCCAACACCGATTGGAAAGAAACACTAGGCTCTGAATGGCGCCAGTACGAAGAAGTGTTTCCTAAACTTCAACAATCGAATATCGACATTGTTTCTCTCGAGTGTCACAACTCTCGCGTTCCTCTTGAATTGCTTGAATTAGTTCGTGGTAAAAAAATCATGGTTGGTGCCATTGATGTTGCAACTAACGAGATTGAAACGCCAGAGGAAGTGGCGAGTACTTTAAGAGAAGCGCTTAAATATGTGGATGCAGATAAGCTTTATCCCTGCACTAACTGTGGCATGGCTCCTTTATCTCGTGAAGTGGCAAGGGGAAAGCTTCAGGCTTTAAGTGCCGGTGCCGACATTGTTCGAAAAGAGTTAGCTGCCTAA
- a CDS encoding sulfite exporter TauE/SafE family protein: MNIIDFLAGNLPTVLALVATGVFAGFLAGLLGVGGGIVIVPVLFFLFQGFGVSPESAMLIATATSLATIIPTSISSIRSHNKKGNVDFELLKSWGVFILVGVLLGSLLVTRVDGTWLTLLFGIIATLSALNMLFRTGKSALFNKLPGNIGQTTMGTSIGFFSSMVGIGGGTISVPLLTLYNYPAHKAVGTAAAIGLVISLPGALTMLALGTTPEDAPVGTYGLINLIGFICIVPLTVLFAPLGAFVAAKLDANKLKKVFAVVLLVTGLRMLAQSLL, encoded by the coding sequence ATGAACATCATTGATTTTTTAGCCGGTAATCTTCCCACTGTTTTAGCTTTGGTTGCTACTGGAGTATTCGCAGGTTTTTTAGCTGGCTTACTGGGCGTGGGCGGCGGAATTGTTATCGTACCGGTTTTGTTTTTCTTATTTCAAGGTTTTGGCGTTTCGCCAGAATCAGCCATGCTAATTGCCACTGCCACCTCGTTGGCTACCATAATTCCAACCTCCATCAGTTCCATTCGTTCACACAATAAAAAGGGTAACGTAGACTTTGAACTGCTCAAAAGTTGGGGAGTATTTATTCTTGTTGGCGTTTTATTAGGAAGTTTGCTGGTTACCCGTGTAGACGGCACATGGCTTACCTTGTTGTTTGGTATTATTGCGACGCTGTCGGCTCTAAACATGCTATTTAGAACGGGCAAGTCAGCGCTATTCAACAAACTACCTGGCAACATCGGGCAAACCACCATGGGCACATCAATTGGTTTCTTTAGCTCCATGGTAGGCATTGGCGGTGGCACCATTTCTGTTCCCTTGCTCACGCTATACAACTACCCAGCCCACAAGGCCGTAGGCACAGCAGCAGCGATAGGTTTAGTGATCTCTTTACCGGGCGCCTTAACGATGTTGGCTTTGGGAACCACACCGGAAGATGCTCCTGTTGGTACCTATGGATTGATCAATCTTATTGGCTTTATCTGTATTGTGCCTCTCACCGTGTTATTTGCACCCTTAGGTGCTTTTGTTGCCGCTAAGTTGGATGCTAATAAGTTAAAGAAAGTGTTTGCTGTTGTGTTACTTGTAACTGGTTTGCGGATGTTAGCCCAAAGCTTACTTTGA
- a CDS encoding CmpA/NrtA family ABC transporter substrate-binding protein: MQTSAPLSLQKIIKTTIAAAVVSASFVGFSHAEVGEPEKEDLKFGFIKLTDMAPLAVAYEKGYFEDEGLYVQLEAQANWKVLLDRVITGELDGAHMLAGQPLGATIGFGTKADIITAFSMDLNGNAITVSNDIWAQMKPHVPHKDGKPVHPIKADALKPVVDSYIDQGKPFNMGMVFPVSTHNYELRYWLAAGGIHPGYYAPHKGDTSGKIDADALLSVTPPPQMPSTMEAGTIYGYCVGEPWNQQAVFKGIGVPVVTDYEIWKNNPEKVFGVSQGWADEYPNTHIRVVKAMIRAAKWLDEENNKNRPEAVKILSKSQYVGADYDVIANSMTGTFEYEKGDKREVPDFNVFFRYNATYPYYSDAIWYLTQMRRWGQISDNKPDSWYMDIAKKVYRPDIYATAAKELIADGVIDASEFPNFETESGFKPPQTHFIDNIVYDGSKPNAYLDKFDIGLKKDDKI; the protein is encoded by the coding sequence ATGCAGACATCAGCACCATTAAGCTTACAAAAAATCATTAAGACGACCATCGCCGCTGCAGTGGTTTCAGCCAGCTTTGTTGGCTTCAGTCACGCAGAAGTGGGTGAGCCAGAAAAGGAAGATCTTAAGTTTGGTTTTATTAAACTTACTGACATGGCTCCACTTGCAGTGGCGTATGAAAAAGGCTATTTCGAAGACGAAGGATTGTATGTTCAGTTAGAAGCACAAGCTAACTGGAAAGTATTATTAGACCGAGTAATTACCGGTGAACTAGATGGCGCTCACATGTTGGCGGGCCAACCTTTAGGTGCCACCATTGGTTTTGGTACTAAAGCCGACATTATCACCGCTTTTAGCATGGACTTAAACGGTAACGCGATTACCGTATCTAACGACATTTGGGCTCAAATGAAGCCGCATGTTCCGCATAAAGATGGCAAGCCAGTTCACCCAATTAAAGCCGATGCGCTTAAGCCTGTAGTTGATAGTTACATCGACCAAGGTAAGCCATTTAACATGGGCATGGTATTCCCAGTATCTACTCACAACTACGAGTTACGTTACTGGCTAGCCGCTGGCGGTATTCACCCTGGTTATTACGCGCCTCATAAAGGTGATACCTCAGGTAAAATTGATGCCGATGCATTGCTATCTGTAACCCCACCACCGCAAATGCCATCAACCATGGAAGCGGGCACAATCTACGGTTACTGTGTGGGTGAACCATGGAACCAACAGGCTGTATTTAAAGGCATTGGTGTACCGGTTGTTACCGATTACGAGATTTGGAAAAATAACCCAGAGAAAGTATTTGGGGTGAGCCAAGGATGGGCTGACGAATACCCTAATACACACATTCGCGTAGTGAAAGCGATGATTCGCGCCGCTAAATGGTTAGATGAAGAGAACAACAAAAACCGCCCAGAAGCAGTGAAAATCTTGTCTAAAAGCCAATATGTGGGTGCCGATTACGACGTTATTGCTAACAGTATGACCGGTACCTTTGAGTACGAAAAAGGTGACAAGCGCGAAGTGCCAGACTTTAACGTATTCTTCCGTTATAACGCGACTTACCCTTACTACAGTGATGCAATTTGGTACTTAACGCAGATGCGCCGTTGGGGACAGATTTCAGATAACAAACCAGATTCTTGGTACATGGATATTGCTAAAAAGGTTTACCGTCCAGACATCTACGCAACAGCCGCAAAAGAGCTGATTGCTGATGGTGTAATTGATGCCTCTGAGTTTCCTAATTTCGAAACAGAGAGTGGCTTTAAACCGCCGCAAACCCACTTTATCGACAACATTGTATATGACGGCTCAAAACCAAATGCTTACTTAGACAAGTTCGACATTGGTTTGAAAAAAGACGACAAGATCTAA
- a CDS encoding ABC transporter permease yields MKDKLIHSLETVGLGPVVPVVRLASGENPKQQVSEIFERIGLPILAIALFLLLWSVSAAKVQTSLGTLPGPAQVWEQYQGLVVEHKEERAKEVAFYERQEIRNAKKLAKNPDAKIKVRPYTGKETFFDQILTSLYTVFTGFILASLIAIPIGVACGLNKKLYGAVSPIIQILKPVSPLAWLPIVTMVVSAVYVSSDPMFSKSFVTSAITVTLCSLWPTLINTATGVASIDKDWINVGRVIQLHWSKQVTKIAIPASLPMIFTGLRISLGIGWMVLIAAEMLAQNPGLGKFVWDEFQNGSSNSLGRIMVAVVVIGLIGYVLDWLMVSLQKIISHSSPESAR; encoded by the coding sequence ATGAAAGATAAATTAATTCACTCTCTAGAAACAGTAGGTTTGGGCCCTGTAGTACCAGTGGTTCGTTTAGCCAGCGGTGAAAACCCAAAGCAGCAAGTAAGTGAAATTTTTGAGCGTATTGGATTGCCTATTCTGGCGATTGCTTTGTTCTTGTTGTTGTGGAGTGTATCTGCGGCAAAAGTGCAAACTAGCCTAGGAACCTTGCCTGGCCCAGCGCAAGTTTGGGAGCAGTATCAAGGCTTAGTGGTGGAGCATAAAGAGGAGCGCGCAAAAGAAGTCGCCTTTTATGAACGCCAAGAAATACGTAATGCGAAGAAACTAGCCAAAAACCCAGATGCTAAAATAAAAGTTCGCCCTTATACCGGTAAAGAAACCTTTTTTGACCAGATTCTTACTAGTTTATACACGGTATTCACGGGCTTTATACTGGCCAGCTTAATTGCTATTCCAATTGGTGTTGCCTGTGGATTGAATAAGAAACTCTATGGTGCAGTCAGCCCAATCATTCAAATTCTCAAACCGGTCTCTCCCTTAGCGTGGTTACCCATAGTGACTATGGTGGTGAGTGCGGTTTATGTAAGTAGTGACCCAATGTTTTCTAAATCCTTTGTGACGTCGGCCATTACCGTGACTTTATGTTCACTTTGGCCAACGCTGATTAATACAGCTACTGGTGTAGCCTCGATTGACAAAGACTGGATAAACGTGGGTCGTGTGATTCAATTACATTGGTCGAAACAAGTGACCAAAATCGCTATTCCTGCCTCATTGCCAATGATTTTTACCGGCTTGCGTATCTCATTAGGTATTGGTTGGATGGTGCTTATTGCGGCAGAAATGCTGGCACAAAACCCAGGCTTAGGTAAGTTTGTTTGGGACGAATTCCAAAATGGCAGTTCTAACTCTTTAGGTCGTATTATGGTGGCCGTTGTAGTGATTGGTTTAATCGGTTATGTACTTGATTGGTTAATGGTGAGCCTGCAAAAAATTATCTCTCACTCAAGCCCAGAAAGTGCCCGATAG
- a CDS encoding ABC transporter ATP-binding protein, whose protein sequence is MSQYLEIDHVSIDFPTKNGPFRALNGVDLKIAKGEFVSLIGHSGCGKSTVLNIVAGLYNATEGGVVLEGKEVYQPGPDRAVVFQNHSLLPWLTAYQNVELAVKEVFKGQKSKAEMKDWIEHNLELVHMSHAMHKRPDEISGGMKQRVGIARALAMQPKVLLMDEPFGALDALTRAHLQDSLMEIQQELNNTVIMITHDVDEAVLLSDKIVMMTNGPAATIGEVLDVKLERPRDRVALADDQEYNHYRSQVLKFLYERQRNPAQATEKAKPKLVKSGEAA, encoded by the coding sequence ATGTCTCAGTATTTAGAAATTGATCACGTTAGCATTGATTTTCCCACTAAAAACGGTCCTTTCCGAGCGTTAAACGGGGTGGATTTAAAGATAGCTAAGGGGGAGTTTGTATCCTTAATTGGCCACTCAGGTTGCGGTAAGTCGACAGTACTTAACATTGTGGCAGGTTTATATAATGCCACTGAGGGAGGTGTTGTACTTGAGGGCAAAGAAGTTTATCAGCCAGGTCCCGATCGCGCGGTAGTGTTTCAGAACCACTCTTTATTGCCATGGCTTACTGCTTATCAAAATGTTGAGTTAGCGGTAAAAGAAGTGTTTAAAGGGCAAAAATCTAAAGCCGAAATGAAAGACTGGATTGAGCACAACTTAGAACTTGTGCATATGAGCCACGCCATGCACAAGCGCCCCGATGAAATCTCGGGTGGTATGAAGCAGCGTGTTGGTATTGCCCGCGCGTTGGCGATGCAACCAAAAGTGCTGCTAATGGACGAACCATTTGGTGCGCTGGATGCATTAACTCGTGCTCACTTGCAGGACTCTTTAATGGAAATCCAGCAAGAGTTAAACAACACGGTAATCATGATTACCCACGATGTTGATGAAGCAGTATTGTTGTCCGATAAGATTGTGATGATGACCAACGGGCCTGCGGCAACTATTGGTGAAGTACTCGATGTTAAACTGGAGCGACCAAGAGACCGAGTTGCTCTAGCCGATGATCAAGAGTACAACCATTATCGCTCGCAAGTGCTTAAGTTTCTTTATGAGCGTCAGCGCAACCCGGCGCAAGCAACCGAGAAAGCAAAGCCTAAGTTGGTTAAATCAGGTGAAGCAGCTTAA
- the dapB gene encoding 4-hydroxy-tetrahydrodipicolinate reductase: protein MSQVRVAIVGCNGRMGKNLLEAVNQSSATTLGAATERPGSSLIGVDAGELAGLGKLDIAIVDNIEQAKDDIDVIIDFTAPVVTLAHVEWARANNKKMVIGTTGFSDEQKQQLKEASEDIAIMFAPNMSVGVNLVFKLLEVAAKVMGDYTDIEIIEGHHRHKVDAPSGTALGMGEAIADTLGRDLKKVAVYGREGITGERDRDTIGFATIRAGDLVGEHTAMFADIGERVEITHKASSRMTFANGAVRAASWLQDKPKGLFNMRDVLDLND from the coding sequence ATGTCGCAAGTTAGAGTGGCAATTGTTGGTTGTAACGGAAGAATGGGAAAGAATTTACTCGAAGCAGTAAATCAAAGTTCGGCCACAACCTTAGGTGCGGCAACAGAGCGCCCTGGTTCAAGTTTAATTGGTGTAGATGCTGGTGAGCTTGCCGGTTTAGGCAAATTAGACATCGCCATTGTTGATAACATTGAACAAGCCAAAGACGATATTGATGTAATCATTGACTTTACTGCACCTGTTGTCACCTTGGCTCATGTTGAGTGGGCGCGAGCCAATAATAAGAAGATGGTGATTGGTACAACCGGATTCAGTGATGAGCAAAAGCAGCAATTAAAAGAAGCCTCCGAAGACATTGCCATCATGTTTGCCCCTAATATGAGTGTTGGCGTTAATTTAGTTTTTAAGCTACTAGAAGTTGCTGCCAAAGTAATGGGTGATTACACCGACATCGAGATTATTGAAGGCCACCATCGCCATAAAGTCGATGCACCTTCTGGCACTGCACTTGGCATGGGCGAAGCCATTGCCGATACACTGGGGCGCGACCTTAAAAAGGTCGCTGTATATGGCCGCGAAGGTATTACTGGTGAGCGTGATAGAGATACCATTGGCTTTGCTACCATTCGAGCGGGTGACTTAGTCGGTGAACATACAGCGATGTTTGCAGATATTGGTGAACGAGTAGAGATTACCCATAAAGCCTCTAGTCGAATGACCTTTGCTAATGGCGCAGTACGTGCAGCATCTTGGTTACAAGACAAGCCTAAAGGCTTATTTAACATGCGAGATGTACTGGATTTGAACGATTAA